Genomic window (Nymphaea colorata isolate Beijing-Zhang1983 chromosome 1, ASM883128v2, whole genome shotgun sequence):
CAAGATATCTCAATGATGGGGGTTGATCAGGGGTCTCAGGAGGGTTTCTCCTTAGATGACATGGAAACGAGCACTGATGACGGCTAGATTGTTTTACAGGCTTTAGTTGATGTCTAGGATGTTGACCTCGCAAATCCCCGGCTTGCTAGCCGGGAAGGGAGGGAGCACGGCCAGCCCTGCTCATGAATTTCCTCGCATGGAATGTCTGCGGGCTGGCGGCTCTCCCAGTTCAACATGAGTTCTCATGAACTCTTCGGACCTTGAAAACCACTATTGCTTTCGCAATCGATACTAAGCTTAACTGGGAACAACTCCAGAAATTCCAATTCAAGTTACCAAACAGACGGATAGTCAGTAACATTGAGGTCTCAGGACCTTGGGCTCGTATAATCATTGTGTAGGACCCATCTGAAGTGATGCTCCAAGACTGGTATGCTCACTCTCATTGGATTGTCTTACAATTTCCAATATTTCATCTGGTCAAAGTTTTGTGGTTGTAGGGGTGTATTTGCATACTGGTTTTAGAATTCGGAAGGACCAGTTCTTAAGTCTCTGCTCAGCCTTAAATCATTGCAATGCGCCAGTTATTTGTTTGGGGGACTTTAACGTTGTTTTAAAGAGAAACGAGAAAACAGGTAGGGCACCGGCTCTTCAAGCATGTCTTGCTCTTTCTAATTTTGTACAACAGTCAGCGCTACATGAAGTTTCTTGCCCTGACATGAAGTTCACCTGGACCAATAACTGTGTAGGCCATGACAATGTCATGTCCAAGATTGACAGATGCTATGTCTCTAAAGAATGGGTGGATGATCCAGACATCTCGCTGCACCTAGAGTTGGTCCCGAGAACCATCTCTGACCATAATCCTATTTTGCTTTGTATTTCTAAGCGCAGGTTTAGAACTTGGGGTCGTTCCCCATTTCGGCATTTTCAGTATTGGCAGGACATGGTAGGTTACAGTGACCAAGTTCTTTCAGCTTGGGCGGTGGATGCAAGGGGGTGGATGCAAGGGGCTGCGCTATGATTAAACTCATCCTCAAATTTGAGGCTACCATGGATAAGCTGAAAGTTTGGTGTAAAGGTGGAGCCAGTGACCTTCCTCACCAAATAATAGATATCAAGAGGAAAATCAAACACCTCCAAGTCCTTAGTGAGAGTGGCCAGCTTGATGCGATAGACGATGAATGCACTCGTAAACATGATCTCTCCAGGCTATTGTGGTTAGAAAAATGTATGTGGCGCCAAAAATCCAGAATCAAATGGATGAAGGATGGCGATCTCAACACCAAATTCTTTTAGGGGATTGCTAATGGGAGGAGGAGGCGGAATAAAATTGAAACCATATCCCATGAGGGTCAGCTCTTAACCGAAACTCCGGAGATTTTTACAACTTGCACAGACTACTTTGCCGATCTTCTAGGGACTACTGAAGGCTCAGGGTGCTTACCTCATACACTCGCTTGGGGTCCGACTGTGTCGCCGGAGGAGAATGCCAATCTTTTGAAACCTGTTACAGAATCTGAAATCGCCTGGGCAGTCATGGAGGCGGATAGGGAGTCCGCACCTGGTCTAAATGGGTTTGGCAATAGCTTCTTTCAGAGCAATTGGCTTATTGTGCGCGAGGCTGTTACAGGGGCTATTCGTAGTTTTTTTTACTCCAACAGATTGGTTAAATTGTTAATAAGACATATATCACTCTTCTGCCCAAGGAGACAGGTGCGACTCAGGTGGAGAAGCTTCGGCCCATCTCTCTTTGTAACAGCACGCTGAAATTTATCACGACGATTATCGTTATGCAGCCTATCCAAAATAGGATCATTTCCAAGAATCCAAATGTTTTTCTCTCGGGAAGATGCATTCAGGACAGCTTTCTACTCAGCCAAGAAATAGTCCACATTCTTCAAAACAGTAAGAATAAAGCAGCATGTATTAAAATTGATTTAAGTAAGGCCTACGACAAAGTCAATTGGGATTTCTTGAAGGCCACCCTTCGCCACCTTGGTTTCTATGAGCTGTGGGTCCAAAAAATTATGACTCTCGTCACCACGGTTAGATCGACACTTCTCATTAATTGTAAAGAAGGAATGTGGTTTGATAACAAGAGAGGCCTTAGGCAGGGGACCCGTTGTCCCCATATCTATTTATTTCTGTTATGGAAATGCTCACTCGCAACGTTCAAGCGTATATCAACAGCAAAAAAATTAGAATCTCATCCATGTGGGCTGGTACCACTTCTCCCTTCTCCACGCTTTATGTCGACGACATCATGTTCTTCATTGAAGGAAGGCGGAAGAGCCTGCGTACTCTGAAAATGTGCCTGGACGAATTTTTCTCATGGTCAGGCTTAGCCATGAACATTGCCAAAagtctcattttctcttttaacATGGACAGTCGTGAGCTTACTTGGATTGAGCAGGAAATGGGTTGGTGTCAAGGTAAGCTCCCATCTATGTATCTTTGCATTCCCCTTCAGACGAACAATGTAGGCACCTAATCCTTCGGTCTTCCCAGAAACTACCACTTTGGAAGGAGAAATACCTCTCTGCTGCAGGCCGACTTAGCTTAATCAAGCATGCTCTTTCGCTACCAACCTACTGGAGCTTGGTGGTTAAACTCCCTGATACCACTTGCAATCAATTGAATAAAATGGCAGTTGAGTCTTTATGGGGTGATATGGCTGAACGTAAAAGCATCCACCGCATCAAATGGTCCACCTTATGCCTCCCTCTTCTAGAGGGAGGTGTTGGTCTCAGAGATATCAAAGAAACTAATCTGGCCAACATGGCCTATTTAGTTTACCAAGCCTATTTAGTTTACCAAGCATCTCACCAGGCTTCTCCTTGAGCAGCCTTGATTAAAGGTCGGTATTGCGAGTGGAAAGGGCTGCTCTACAGCAGTATTAGGGGAAAAAGGGTGTCCCACATATGGTGTAGGGCATTGCAGTCCTGGCGTAAGGTTAATGAGAATGTCGGCTGAAAGATCGGCAATGGCACTTTAGCAAAGTTTTGGACTGACCATTGGAGCGCCGATCGGCTAATGGACAAGATTCCCACTTCTCATCTCCATCTAATTCATGATACTATCACCTGCTCGGTTAAAGACCTCTTAGAGGAGAATGGGGAGCCCTTAATGGTCTTCCTGGCCAAACTTAACATTCACTTCACTTGTCCTCCTCTTTAGGCTGATCAGTCGGATGTTATGGTCTGGAGGAATGGCGACAATGGTGAGCTCAACCAGCATGAAATTTGGCAAAGGATTCGGAAGAAAGGCCATCAGAATAAGGACTATAAGCTAGTTTGGCAAGGGAGACGGCTTCCAAGGGCCTCTTGGACTGTTTACTTAGGTGTCTCAGGGCGTCTTCCTACGGATGCGTTAGTGCAACAGTAGGGATGTTCTCTTGCATCTCGGTGCTATGATTGTAAGCAGGTGACTCAAGACATCAAACACCTCTTCTTCGACTGCAAGGGAGCTCGGTCTCTTTGGTCTTCTATTTATGGTAAATTCGGGAGGGCTACTCCATGGTGTAGGAGTCCTCCAAACCTTATGCAAGGACTTAGTTGCTGGCATAAGAAAGGTTTCAAAGACAAGTCGCTTGACAAATGCTGGAAAGATAGCTTTCATATGGCGATCTGGTTCATCTGGAAGACTAGGAATCAATTTAAGCATAAAGGGCAGATCCCAACTAGTAAATTAATAAACCAGTTTTGGTCACACTCAAGCATGTATTGGTGGAATTCTCAGTGGAATGAACCGCAAAAAACGAAAATTCGTAATTGGCTTCGCTTGGGGATCCTTTGGAGTGATGGAGTTAGCTTTGAGGATAAGTGGGTTGAAATCAACATCACCTCTTGGTACAAGAGGGGCAAAAAAGGAGTGGCGGGCATCATCAGAGACATCGTAGGTCAGTTCCGGTTTGGTGTTGCGTGCTGGTTTGAGGCCAATTCTGGGTGGCCAGAGACGGAGATTCTCAGCGAATGCTTCGGGCACCTGGCGAACATTGCAGACAACCTGGGGCGTATCTACCTTCTTGCCAATGATGGCGATTGGAAGCAGCATCTTCTCAATCACATAACTTACAATCTGTAAGAGATGGCCTCTAGCTGAAGGTTCAAATTTTTTTACGATCATTCCAGATAATGGTTTGTATACAAAATGGAATCCTCAGGGTAAAACCATGTGAGATCCCTTCAAAGATAGCGTTACGCTGAGTTGAGGTCCTGTGTGGACCCATTTTTTGTCTGTACATAATACCTCATTTTGTTGCAATAAAAGGatgggggcctaacccccaagcaGCCATTGTCCGGAACCAATGGCTGAGAGGGTGGGACGCTCCTCCTTTTTTCTTGCCTTTGCAGAGGACGTCATACTATTCAGTAAGGCTGACACTCAATCATTGAGCTTGATCAAAGCCCTCCTTGCCCACATCCAAGACTACCCGGGCCTGTCGATCAACAGCTAAAAACAGTAGCGATTCCCTTCAACATGGAAAATGCGCAAGCTAGCCGGGTATCTTCCTTTCTTAGATGGGACCTACAACAGTAACCCATCAGGTACTTGGGATTACCCTTGTTTGCTGGGAACATGTCACTAGAACACTGTAGAGACCTCCTTCAGAAAGTCGACAAGAGGCTAGCAGCTTGGAGGATTTCTCTCCTGTCTTACGGTGGAAGATTATGTTTGTTGAAACATGTCCTCGGGCAGGTTATGGGTTTCTGGGCCTCTTGCTTTAAACTTCCAACTGTGTTGGTTAGCAAGCTGAATATCTCCATGGCTAACTTCCTTTGGGGTTGGACAGGCAACAAGCCTAAATGCCACCTTATCTCTTGGAGAGTCCTGTGTCAACCTATCCAAGAAGGGGGAGTTGGTATTTTTAGCCTCATTGATAGATGCAAGACTTTGCTAGCTACTTGGGACTTTGTATCTACAAGCAACCACACGGAGACTTTGATTTGGAGCATCAGAAGTACTTCAAAACTCAGAGCATTTGGTTTATAAAATATTCTGGTGACAAGTCGGGTTCTTGAAAGGTGTTCTCTGGGGCATTAAAGATATCATTCCATATACCAGTTGGAGGGTAGGGAAGGGTAAGATGAAGATCTGGAAGGACAATTGGTCTGGAGTTTGTCTTCATAGCAAGGTCACCAGCGACGTCCTGCGTGACCTCCACGGCAGTGGGCTAGGGAGAcgggaaaaaaatttcctttcagTTCAAGATGGTGTCTTAGAAGAACAGAAACTAAATCAAATCCTTGAAGTTTTTGCTTCTAAATTCAAGGGAAAAATTCTGATTGTGGCCTCACATGGCCGATGGAAATCCAACATTAAGGCTGGTCTGGAAGGCAGAGGCCGCCTAAGAGACGACTTGCTGTGGATCAAACACTTCGCTGCCAAGATCAGCTTGTCTTCCCATCTGCCTGCGTGGGATGTTGTTAATGGTTTAAGGGTGGTCGGTTGAAGCCTTTTGCAGGTGCGAGTAGAGGTTTTGTGCTCCCCTATTCGTTTTGGTATGTTTTGTTTATTCgaaagagcattagatatatgatatttatttaaaatcaaatcaGTTCTGAGTTCAATcagatgtttatgtatatctgaatcccaaGTAAGAGCGgatgccatttcttaaatctgaaacTAATCTGATTTCtcaattgaaagaaaatggtttggtaggatatccaatccaaataaGATATACTGACATCTCTATGTTTATCGATGCCTTTTCAATATATGCTTGGTTACATTTCCTTCAGAATAAGTTTTATTTGATTCATGTTATTTGATCCATGCTTTCAAAGTATTCAAGTTGCATGTTGGGAATGTTGTTATGCATAAAATCAAACTCCTCCACTccgattggggaggagaatttcaGGCACTAACCACTTTTTTTTATAGGCAAGAGCTCATAAGCAAGCTCAACCTGAAGTGATACACGGAGCTTGCACGCTGGCTATTGGAGGAGGCCGAAAACATCGTACGTCAACCTTCAATCACGTTAGTTGAAACAGAAATGCATGGTGAAGGCTAATCGGGAAATGGAAAGCCGATAAACATTGCCAAAAGAGATATTCTCTAGCCAAGAAACAAGGACCGATAAGACGAGAGAGAGCGTGCTTGGAAGGGTctgcaaaacaataaaaattctCAAGTGATAAAACCAAATGTAACGGGCCTATGGCGTATGGGCATTCATGATGTATAAAGAACCATCTAATAAATTCCTCTCCTCTTGATTAAGCATGAGATCTTGATGAGAGGTTTAATAGCTGAACCATGCTTCAACTTTCTTCGTTGCTACAATTTCAGAAGGCTCCTGTATCCATCAAAATTTAGTTGACTGTCCTTGCTACCTAGACTTGAAATATCACAAGCTTTTGAACTTTGGCCTCCATAGTGCATAAAACTGGAACGAACTAAACTACTTgcgcatgaaaaaaaaatccccttTGTTCTTCACGAGATCAACAGCCTCAATTTTTTGTGCAGCATCAAGTGTAGTTGGTATAAATATACATATGACTAATAGGGCTGcgcaacaagttgagccaacTCAGGCTGGACTTGAACTCACTAAAAAAAACTCAACTctaactcgactcatttataaatgagttgggctcgagtttaaatttatactcaaaatgttaaatgagtcgagtttgaattgtaagaactcgactGGTTTAAACAAGCCTATGCTCGACTACATaaaactggttcatcatagttgaattaatgttagttaaacaagttgacgagctaaacaagttttaaaaaatgaggcaggttgacataaatgagttaagtgagtcgagctTGACCTTGTTCTATGAATTTCGAGCTGAGTTTGAGTTCAAGCTTTTTAAGAAATCCAGCTCGAGCTCCATTTGGCTCGTATGCAGGCCCATCAAGACTACCCTGTAGGAGACCTTCACATCCTGGTTGAAGTACTCGAGAAGGGAACTTGCTTCCTTTATGCAGTACCCACTGTCCGATGACCAGGTGAAAGCCACCATTCAGAACACCAGGGTGTGTCTCGTCAGGGTGCTATTCATGTCTTAAGTCGAGTAATTGAACCTGTTACTTTCTGCATACAGTAACAGCTAACAAGTACAATATTGTGTTTTACCTGGATTTGCACCAATTTACAGATAATTTGGAACTTGTGTATGATAAATCATGCACAAGCCTTTTCAAGTTTCAGATAGAATTAAACATAAGCAGATATTAGAACCCCTGAAGTTCGCcgaaaaagaaaattctcatTGCATCACTGTTCGCTTATACAGGAGGCTTCACTTAACTTTTTCAGGACCCTACTACCTATCGTGGAGTAACTTAATCTTGAAATTTGCAGCAACCATGGACTAAAATTATGACATCCTATTGCTTGGAACATGATACGCTTATCAAATGATGGTACCTTATCTAACCCATATAGAACAATATATGACAATTTAAACTCATAAGGGAGTGCACCATATTCTATTATAATACATGAGCATGAGCATGaccatgcacatgcacatgcacagcAAGAAGCAAATACGCACTATTGAAAGGCTTTTGACTGCAGACAGAACCGTTTTCAACACTGAAACGCAAGTGAACCCTTAAAAGTTTTCATATACCAAAACCCAATTTAAAATTGCACAAAGATAAGAAATTAGCTGCAAATACACATAATATAATGCATCCACATGAACCATCAGATCAAGGTTCCAGCCTAAGCCCACCTTACAAATCATACACTTGCTTGCCTGTGAACTTCACCTCAATTGGGCTCACGTTCTTCCCGATGGACCTGAAGTTCTGGCCCACTCCTTCGCGGCCTGGGTTCACCTTCTCAGGGTAAACACCATCCTTGGGATGAAGGTACTGCACCTCCCCATTAGGAAAGACCCTGTAAAATTGGTAGTTGATCTTGTACTTGGACCTCAGCCTGGTGCCCAAGGCCAAGCACTGCTCCTTCCTCGCAAGCTTCAACAGGTTAGGCCCCTGCCTCATGATGGCCGCACCCCCTGTGGGCATCTCAAAGATCTGCTCCTTTGGTGAGTCCCATGTAATGACATAGAACTCCTCCACCTGCGCCTTGCGCAGCAGCCCTCCCGTGCTCCCTCCAAAGATGGGGGAAGGAGTGTTGGGGTCCAATTCCGGCGGTGTGAAGCCGACTGGAGCTTCCTCCACGGCAGCTTTGATCACGAGGCGGGATGGAGCGGCAGGGGTCTGCAATTTGCGGCCGGAGAAGGATGAAGCAGAGAGCTTGCTTGGGAGCAGGGTGCGGACTGCATTGCTGGAGTTCGATGCCGTGATGGCAGGGGTGAAGAGGGAAGCGTGGGTTGCCATGGCCATGAAATGCTGCGGTGGTGCGCTGCTGCTGGTAGAGGGCGGAATATGAGTTGgggaggggaaggagaagaaggagaaggtgTGGAGTCTGTGGTGGCTCAAGTGGGCAGAGGCTAAAGGTGGTGATGTGGATAAGGTGATCGAGTGAAGGGCCAATCAGATGACTCCTTTCACGCCCAACCACTTCTAGTGTTATCCCTTGGGTGTTTTTAGAATCTTTATCATGGCCCAGATCAAAAGTTGGTTTCTTTAGTCTGATTTTGTTGCCAGCTCTTTCAAGAGGACCGAGAATTTTGGTTACAGCGATGACATTTAGGACAAGTTCTCAAACATGGCAACCTTTTGTGGgtaaatttttttcccatttacAGTGCAGACCTACCACATACGAATACAATATTCGGGACGTCAATACATGTGATTCAAATTGGATGTACTTTTTAGTCATATCTGCTTTTGTGGATGTTCATATTTAGGAATTTAGtgatgaatgaagaaaattcatatctgaattcgaaccGAAATttcgatttcacaatctgaattctcatatgaatccaaatctcaattTTAAACCGAATCTAGTTGACATTCAAAAGATAAGGGCAttagatgtatgatatttatttaaaacaaatctGACCTGAATTCGCTTGGATGTTTACGTATGTTTGGATCTGAATTCGAATCTTAATCTGATGGGATATCATTTCCTAAATCTGAACCAACCCAGTTTTTTAATTAgctattaaattttttcaatatccAAAGatgtctgattcaaatcgaacaTACTAACATCcctaatgggaaaaaaaaatgatgcctAAAGATCGGATCGGTTCTAACCAAGCAAATACGATATCTGGCTTCCATTGGACCTTCCCAGCTAAAGTATAGCTTCTTTTGTTGTCCTGTTCAGATCTCAGTTTTAAATTGTTTGATTAAGTTTGCATGGGAAATGGGAAGATTGGCATTGTATTGGCGTAGGTCCTAGAGCAATGATAAGCAAAGTTTATATGGATCAAAAGCCGTGGGATTCAAATAAGATGTGCCAAAAGATGGTTGGGACGTTAAATTTTGTGAGTCCTTTTTCTGTACCATTACTATTATCAGGAACAAACGAATACTGGAGTCTATCATAACCCTTTATGCAGCTATTCCAAATTGGTTCTTAAGATCAAATTTGCTGGTACAAACCTGTCCGTAAGAAATTAACAAATCGAATGCTAGGAATCAGATATCTTAGATGaaggaaataatttttttctgtagCATTAAGTCGACACAAAAAGCAAAGGAATCACATGAACATCTTGAAAAGGGCTTTTGACGACCttgaatattattttagaattaaaattatagaaaaaaagttTCAGCTCAaactggaattggaatgaaaatttagTTGTAGTTCCCTTTGTTTGATAGTTTGGAATGGCATGCGCcctaaaaagagatgaaaaaaatctaaaattctaAAGTAATAATTCCACCCCCTTTGGTAGAATCACAGTTccggaattttgattcaagaataagcatataaatctggaatcaaaattttttgtttgataatgcaattaATATTTAATCAAAAATtagaatttaaattttagaattccacaattctggcctcatcaaacaccccctaaaggtaggtaaaaacaaacaaagatgCAAGTTAATATTTAGAATGGTGAACCATCATACATTATCAACATGAACATTATAACTAGCCTAAGCCCGACCCATCACGGGCCGGGCCTGATACCCAACTGTCCATTGTTAATCGGACCTGTTGCCCACCCTTGAAGATTACCATTTTTTGGAACTGTTTTTCAGACTAGATTAGATGTATTCTGTAAATAAGCAAAACTATTGCAGTTATTTTAATTACCAAATATTTCATATGGCCACATGAGTATTCTTCGGTCAGCTATGGCAGTAGGCTACTAGCCCCACAAAGGAGCCACAACACGAGGTCCCGTGTTTGAGTGAGTAACCAAAAAACAGACAAATCGTATGCCTGTGTCGATCGTAGTGTTGGATTCTCGGGCATTAGTGTAAGGTTTTTTGTCCAAACAAGGACGTGAGATCTCTAGTGAATGTCTTCGTTTGAGCATTTTAGCAACAAAGTCAATTCTGGAAATTAGGTCCCTTAAGATGTTAAGATTATAATAAATGAAGGTTTTTGCTCGCCCATGGTTAGAAGTTTAAAGTTAACAAACAAAGTCACCTAAATGTCAGATTATAGTACATGGTTTTTCATTAAAACTGCCACCCATGCTTACCCATTTCTTTTGGGAATTAGATGAGATGAAGGATTTAGTTTAATGTGTGGTTTGAAAGATTTATCACTGATATTTGTTAGGGGACATGGTCTAATTTTCTgtacaacaaaatactttaaaaGTATACGAGAATTCAGCCTTAAAGATTTGGCATAGCTGGTAAGACTGATAGATGGCCAATCCTTCAAAACGGGACagcaaaagcatatagaaagtAGAAGACGTCTTTATATCCATTCACAAAATAAGACTGCACCAATTGACAAATGAAACAGTTTATAAGGGTTTCAAATGAAACAGTTTATAATTTTAATAAATCAAACTCAAAAGTcgataaaatactttttaaaatgtttcataaatctaccatAATATTTAAactatattcatgaaacaatgaaacaataaaatatcGTTTACCAACAAACCCTAAAGTATCCATTCTGGCTTTTCATCCAAAAATGAATTATTAGAATTATAGCTGAACCTCTACATGTCGAATTAATTTTATAGAATGAGTTTATTTAACTGTCTTATATTTATCGGCTCAAAAAATTCAATCTACTTTTCACATTTTTAGGACTTCATTTTTCAGTCTTGGCTTTCGCGGTGTTCATCCATCCAAATTTCCAAGCGAATGAAAGATTCAAATAGAAACAAACCCACACGGTTGAGAAAGACAATTGATTTGAGGATATTATAGAAAACAAATAATCATCACCACTTTACATTAATATTAGTTTCACCTAATGATAGCGTTTTCAGAGACGCACATGTGATGGAACCTTGCGCTGTAGGCACAGGAAAATTGCATATCAATTTTCAATTGGTGGTGGCATGAGCCTCAGCCTATCCTCTGGGGTCTGGTTTGTGGTACCTCCTCCTTCCTCGGCCAAAAGTGCCTGCAGATCACTACCATTTGCAAGACTGTTGAACTCTACCGACTTTGAGGGCATTGTTGGATACCTCCTTTGGCAGAACGTCATGAGCCGCTTCACAGACTGCAAATACTTCCTAGTAGTCTCATCATTCATTATATGGGCAACACTGTTTGTGTAGATCTTCTCACGAGCAGATCGCTCATGGATACCCACCAT
Coding sequences:
- the LOC116247980 gene encoding photosystem I reaction center subunit II, chloroplastic-like; this translates as MAMATHASLFTPAITASNSSNAVRTLLPSKLSASSFSGRKLQTPAAPSRLVIKAAVEEAPVGFTPPELDPNTPSPIFGGSTGGLLRKAQVEEFYVITWDSPKEQIFEMPTGGAAIMRQGPNLLKLARKEQCLALGTRLRSKYKINYQFYRVFPNGEVQYLHPKDGVYPEKVNPGREGVGQNFRSIGKNVSPIEVKFTGKQVYDL